One stretch of Candidatus Brocadiaceae bacterium DNA includes these proteins:
- a CDS encoding FAD-binding oxidoreductase: MIRSNNPETIRSYLSDASNIGGGYAEEVVFPVNEQEVAQTLDESSLSGAPVTVSGNGTGTVGARVPFGGIVLSTEKLGGLKTIVQSQGDNWHAVAGPAITLKKLQDELSQKGLLYPPDPTEPRAFLGASVATNASGARNFKYGATRQWVRRLRVVLATGDILELRRGECVAGNDGALFLKGKRNSYKIKLPTYTMPKGKHSAGYYATPGMSALDLFIGSEGTLGVITEIEIGLIVKPLEYYSGIVFFHREADAWQFAEQAKVLSLKNRAEGKKDELDACALEYFDSHALMLLRSPYPHIPGRAQSAIFFEQDISPEARKKIEEEWLWLCRENHVLINESWFGKSSEEHKEYRVFRHAIPALVNGVVRRQKQRKIGTDFAVPGKRFLDLMNLYRSSMEGSGLRYCVFGHIADNHLHLNILPENNWEAERGWQLCHKLVTQVVAWGGTVAAEHGVGKLKKEYLLDLYGESGLNEMAMIKKKLDPAGILGRGSIFPDAFLQT; encoded by the coding sequence ATGATTCGGAGCAATAACCCGGAGACAATTCGTTCTTATCTGAGTGATGCGTCCAACATCGGCGGCGGATATGCTGAAGAAGTGGTTTTCCCTGTAAACGAGCAGGAGGTTGCGCAGACGCTGGATGAATCGTCACTCTCCGGCGCACCGGTAACTGTTTCGGGGAATGGAACGGGTACGGTTGGCGCGCGCGTGCCTTTTGGCGGCATTGTGCTTTCAACGGAAAAATTGGGCGGGTTAAAGACAATAGTCCAATCTCAGGGAGATAACTGGCATGCGGTGGCGGGACCAGCTATTACGTTGAAAAAACTTCAGGATGAATTGTCGCAAAAAGGTCTTCTTTATCCGCCGGACCCTACAGAACCGCGCGCATTTCTGGGCGCAAGCGTGGCGACGAATGCCTCCGGAGCGCGCAACTTTAAATACGGGGCAACTCGTCAATGGGTGAGGCGGCTCAGGGTTGTGCTCGCTACGGGTGATATCCTGGAACTGCGTCGGGGTGAGTGTGTTGCGGGTAATGACGGCGCGCTTTTTTTAAAAGGGAAAAGAAACAGCTATAAGATAAAATTGCCAACCTATACTATGCCAAAGGGAAAGCATTCTGCCGGCTACTATGCAACCCCGGGGATGAGCGCCCTTGATTTGTTTATCGGGTCGGAAGGGACCCTGGGGGTGATTACGGAGATTGAGATTGGTTTAATTGTCAAACCGCTTGAATATTATAGCGGCATTGTCTTTTTTCATCGCGAGGCGGATGCCTGGCAGTTTGCGGAACAGGCGAAAGTCCTTTCGCTCAAAAACCGTGCTGAGGGCAAAAAAGACGAGCTTGACGCCTGCGCCCTTGAATACTTTGATTCGCATGCCCTGATGTTGCTGCGTTCCCCCTATCCCCATATACCCGGCAGGGCTCAGTCTGCCATTTTTTTTGAACAAGATATATCCCCTGAAGCAAGAAAAAAAATTGAGGAGGAATGGCTATGGTTATGCCGAGAAAATCATGTCCTTATCAATGAAAGTTGGTTCGGTAAAAGCTCAGAAGAACACAAGGAATATCGTGTTTTTCGCCATGCGATACCGGCTCTTGTCAATGGCGTGGTGCGGCGACAGAAACAGAGAAAGATAGGCACTGATTTTGCGGTTCCTGGAAAGCGTTTCCTTGACCTGATGAACCTTTACAGGAGCAGCATGGAAGGATCAGGCCTTCGTTATTGTGTATTTGGTCATATCGCGGATAACCATCTTCACTTGAATATTCTTCCTGAAAATAACTGGGAAGCAGAGAGGGGATGGCAGCTTTGCCACAAACTCGTTACTCAGGTCGTTGCGTGGGGAGGGACAGTTGCCGCTGAGCATGGAGTGGGAAAACTGAAGAAAGAATATCTTCTGGACTTGTATGGTGAATCAGGGCTCAATGAAATGGCAATGATTAAAAAGAAGCTTGATCCGGCGGGGATTTTGGGTCGGGGAAGTATATTCCCTGATGCATTTTTGCAAACATAA
- a CDS encoding HAMP domain-containing histidine kinase: MVLGYIVITLFMLSTSFYLISRLNHFNDASASILSKDIPSIKNGEKLLQTLLEQVSSEKKYLIAKEKAFLTLFKSKQGEFIARLESINKSITAGEKPLFLDKLKYFYTKYVSNRSFLQLHPLEETRGNKEQKEIANQIETLYNKYIGIVSKEFILLNYDDNVPLDTTFYGEKEKTLDQLTGAINALILLQQAELFKKMELFQKTVSKSTSISLAIIVIAVLFGAIFSYVFTRSICKPINILKDATERIAQGDLDYRIKIRSKDEFGSLGKSFNKMCVKLAELDQMKTEFISNISHNLKTPLTSIREANELMLDKVAGKISAEQLKLLNIIKGSTLKLIMMINDLLDISRLEAGLMRYNFQHSCIKDIILKSIDDIRFLAEGKKINIQYITDNTSIPKVRLDRDKIAQVMDNIFSNAFKFTPVGGKITVKSCEIESSKLSGSCVLQNKPDNVRSFVQVSISDTGIGIPEEYHKSIFDKFQQVVNKGKGGIKGTGLGLFIAKHIVLDHGGDIWLENNSSNGSTFHFILPLRVNFIENA; encoded by the coding sequence ATGGTCTTAGGGTACATCGTTATTACACTATTTATGTTATCAACGAGTTTTTATTTAATTTCTCGTCTAAATCATTTCAACGATGCTTCTGCGTCAATTCTCAGTAAAGATATACCTTCAATAAAAAATGGGGAAAAGTTATTGCAAACCCTTCTGGAGCAGGTTAGTAGTGAAAAAAAATACCTCATTGCAAAGGAAAAGGCATTTCTGACGCTATTCAAAAGTAAGCAAGGTGAATTTATTGCCAGACTTGAATCTATTAACAAATCAATAACAGCAGGTGAAAAACCGCTTTTTCTGGATAAGCTGAAATATTTTTATACAAAATATGTATCAAACAGATCGTTCTTGCAACTTCATCCATTGGAAGAAACACGGGGCAATAAAGAACAGAAGGAAATTGCCAATCAGATAGAAACGCTTTATAATAAATACATCGGAATTGTTTCAAAAGAATTTATATTATTAAATTATGATGATAATGTGCCTTTGGACACTACCTTTTATGGGGAAAAGGAGAAAACACTTGACCAGTTGACCGGCGCAATTAATGCTCTCATTCTTCTGCAACAAGCCGAACTTTTCAAAAAGATGGAATTGTTTCAAAAAACTGTGAGTAAATCAACCAGCATATCTTTAGCGATCATAGTAATTGCTGTCTTGTTTGGAGCAATTTTTTCCTACGTCTTTACCCGGAGTATCTGCAAACCGATAAATATACTTAAAGATGCTACTGAGCGCATTGCTCAGGGCGATTTGGATTACAGGATAAAAATCAGGTCCAAAGACGAATTTGGTTCTTTGGGAAAATCCTTTAATAAAATGTGTGTGAAACTTGCAGAGCTTGATCAAATGAAAACAGAGTTTATTTCAAATATCTCGCACAATTTGAAAACGCCTTTGACCTCTATTAGAGAAGCTAACGAGCTTATGTTGGATAAAGTTGCGGGTAAAATATCCGCTGAGCAGTTGAAGCTTCTCAATATCATTAAAGGGAGCACTCTTAAACTTATTATGATGATTAATGATTTATTAGATATCTCACGGTTGGAAGCAGGATTGATGAGGTACAATTTTCAGCATTCGTGTATTAAAGACATTATTTTAAAGAGCATTGATGATATTCGGTTTCTGGCAGAAGGTAAAAAAATCAACATTCAATATATCACAGATAATACGTCTATTCCAAAAGTGCGACTAGATCGTGACAAAATAGCCCAGGTAATGGATAATATTTTCAGCAATGCCTTCAAGTTTACTCCTGTAGGAGGTAAAATCACAGTAAAGTCCTGTGAAATTGAGTCTTCCAAACTCTCAGGTAGTTGTGTACTGCAAAATAAGCCGGACAATGTCCGCTCTTTTGTTCAAGTAAGTATTTCTGATACAGGAATTGGAATACCGGAAGAATATCACAAAAGTATTTTCGACAAGTTTCAACAAGTTGTTAATAAAGGAAAAGGTGGCATTAAAGGCACGGGTTTAGGACTTTTCATAGCCAAACACATCGTATTAGACCACGGAGGAGACATATGGCTGGAAAATAATTCATCAAATGGAAGCACGTTCCATTTTATATTGCCTTTACGGGTAAATTTCATTGAAAATGCCTGA
- a CDS encoding chemotaxis protein CheW, which translates to MEALLEHEEKTDVSSVSAHTGKYLTFVLCGEEYGIGILKIREIIGIMKITPVPQTPEHMKGVINLRGKVIPVIDLRLKFGLTEKEHTQETCIIVVEVKGILTGVIVDTVSEVLDVQGKDLEPSPRFGDGVDTEIFLGIAKIKNQVKILLDIDKIVSMEETIFVENMTMHR; encoded by the coding sequence ATGGAAGCGCTCCTGGAGCATGAAGAAAAAACAGACGTTTCAAGCGTTTCCGCACACACAGGAAAATACCTGACGTTTGTGTTGTGCGGAGAGGAATATGGCATCGGCATTCTCAAGATACGTGAAATTATTGGCATTATGAAAATAACGCCGGTGCCGCAGACACCGGAGCACATGAAAGGGGTGATCAATCTAAGGGGAAAGGTGATCCCTGTAATAGACTTGCGGTTAAAATTCGGTTTGACTGAGAAGGAACACACACAGGAGACCTGCATCATAGTGGTAGAGGTGAAGGGCATACTCACCGGTGTTATTGTTGACACGGTATCGGAAGTCCTTGACGTGCAGGGCAAGGACCTGGAACCTTCCCCTCGCTTTGGAGACGGGGTGGATACGGAAATCTTTCTGGGAATAGCGAAAATCAAAAATCAGGTAAAGATCCTGCTTGATATTGATAAAATCGTGAGCATGGAAGAAACCATTTTCGTAGAAAACATGACAATGCACCGTTAG
- the cobO gene encoding cob(I)yrinic acid a,c-diamide adenosyltransferase, translating into MAEITRLTPKERKGLVVVITGNGKGKTTSALGIAVRACGHGMQVCIIQFMKGDLYAGEWDGLKKLADQVELVSTGKGFCGIQGNPYPYEEHRRNAQDAIQLTNQKMKSSKIDVLILDEINNALKLNLVDLEQVLQIVRRKPDLMHLVLTGRDAHSEVIELADTVSEIKEVKHAYRMDIEPQPGIDY; encoded by the coding sequence ATGGCAGAAATAACCCGATTGACTCCGAAAGAAAGGAAAGGGCTCGTTGTGGTAATTACCGGCAATGGGAAAGGGAAAACAACCTCCGCTCTGGGAATTGCCGTTCGGGCGTGTGGTCATGGCATGCAGGTTTGTATCATTCAATTCATGAAGGGGGATCTTTATGCCGGTGAGTGGGATGGATTAAAAAAGCTGGCGGATCAGGTGGAGCTGGTCTCAACGGGAAAGGGTTTTTGTGGCATCCAGGGAAACCCCTATCCCTATGAAGAGCATCGCAGAAATGCCCAGGATGCTATTCAATTGACCAACCAAAAGATGAAATCGAGCAAGATAGACGTCCTGATACTGGATGAAATCAATAACGCCCTGAAATTGAATCTCGTTGATTTAGAACAGGTTTTACAAATCGTTCGGCGCAAACCGGACCTTATGCACCTCGTTTTGACCGGACGTGATGCCCATTCTGAAGTCATTGAGTTGGCAGACACGGTGAGTGAAATAAAGGAAGTGAAACATGCTTACCGAATGGATATAGAGCCCCAGCCGGGTATCGATTACTGA
- a CDS encoding DUF748 domain-containing protein: protein MKFPKSLKELCLYQKMIFWAIIFFSSYTIIGFFILPPIIKSVFQKKLTAALNRTVTIKNIKLNPYALSLTVNEFSVSEPEGQKQFLSFHTLYVNLQSVSIFKCAPVFKRITLDSPHANIVFNEDGRFHCSDILESFGKDFSMEKEDKEDPFEFAAHTIQIVNGGAVVVDNLYQATHRIEDVDISIPFLSNFERYVDQYASLDISFVFNTALISLQGQIKPFSDSLETHVDFSAQGIALAHYSNYSRKAGNLTIESGKVDVALDMYYHALHDGKPRLSAPGKIVVEDFVTFDEENQPFLKTTLSEITIEDSNVLEWDFYLASVYFKSNEKGLTRRSDKSLVIKSLISQFTPEAAQKKPKPEPPFRLRIDEILVEDTTVFLTDFVAVDDNEFPNKIDFLRMSTLSVKDLFIDLKKREIAIGEVGAEHGSFFIQSCKNGDLNIQPFIDFSIADDDAAAIKNKEEWN, encoded by the coding sequence ATGAAATTCCCGAAAAGCTTAAAAGAGCTGTGCCTCTATCAAAAGATGATTTTTTGGGCAATCATATTTTTTTCTTCATATACGATTATAGGATTTTTTATTTTACCGCCAATTATAAAATCTGTCTTTCAAAAAAAGCTTACGGCTGCTCTGAACAGGACCGTTACGATAAAGAACATTAAGCTTAATCCCTATGCATTGTCTTTAACTGTGAACGAATTTTCTGTATCAGAACCTGAAGGGCAGAAACAATTTTTGTCATTTCATACGCTGTATGTAAATCTGCAATCTGTTTCAATATTTAAATGTGCTCCGGTTTTTAAAAGGATAACGTTGGACAGCCCGCATGCGAATATTGTCTTTAATGAAGACGGTCGTTTTCATTGTTCTGATATCCTTGAATCCTTTGGAAAAGACTTTTCCATGGAAAAGGAAGACAAAGAGGATCCCTTTGAATTTGCCGCTCACACTATTCAAATAGTGAATGGAGGCGCTGTTGTTGTCGATAATCTGTATCAGGCAACTCATAGAATTGAGGACGTGGATATTTCTATTCCTTTTCTTTCAAATTTTGAAAGATATGTCGATCAATATGCAAGCTTAGATATTTCTTTCGTATTTAATACTGCGTTGATTTCGTTACAAGGTCAGATAAAACCATTTTCCGATTCTCTGGAAACCCATGTAGATTTTTCGGCGCAGGGCATTGCCCTTGCACATTATTCCAACTATTCCCGTAAGGCGGGCAATCTAACCATCGAATCGGGTAAGGTGGATGTGGCGCTTGATATGTACTATCATGCGTTGCATGATGGAAAACCCAGGCTTTCCGCGCCCGGGAAAATAGTAGTAGAGGATTTTGTAACGTTTGATGAGGAAAATCAACCGTTTCTCAAAACAACCCTGAGTGAAATTACCATTGAAGATTCCAATGTGTTGGAGTGGGATTTTTATCTGGCATCCGTGTATTTCAAATCAAACGAAAAAGGACTTACGAGAAGATCTGACAAGTCCCTTGTCATTAAATCGCTCATTTCTCAATTTACCCCTGAAGCAGCTCAAAAAAAACCTAAGCCTGAACCGCCATTTAGATTACGTATAGATGAAATCCTTGTGGAAGACACTACTGTGTTCCTCACCGATTTTGTCGCGGTTGACGACAATGAGTTTCCAAATAAAATTGACTTTCTGCGAATGTCCACACTTTCAGTGAAAGACTTGTTTATTGACCTAAAAAAACGCGAAATAGCGATAGGGGAGGTTGGCGCGGAGCACGGGTCTTTTTTTATTCAAAGTTGTAAAAATGGGGACCTGAACATCCAGCCGTTTATTGATTTTTCAATTGCGGATGATGATGCCGCCGCCATAAAAAACAAAGAGGAGTGGAATTAA
- a CDS encoding sigma-54 dependent transcriptional regulator: MANEKILVIDDDTSILEVLEMRLKALGYYVISATDGNKAKQALSSDSINLAIVDLRLSEENGIELMEEILGHYPKLPIIILTAHGSIESAVEAMKKGAYSYIAKPFKNEDIAIQIKNALEKQRLTQEIEYLRNQLDERNSLNNIIGNNKKMLEILELVSRVAKTDCTVAIYGESGTGKELIARAIHQNSNRSKEPFIATNCGAIPEGLLENELFGHIRGAYTDAHESKEGLFTQANKGTIFLDEISSTSMSFQIKLLRVLQEREIKPVGSSKNIKIDIRVIVAANVNLQEEVNKGTFREDLFYRIHVMPIHLPPLRQRKDDIPLLATYFMAEFCKALKKDTLEFSPLTMQRMLHYDWPGNIRELRNKIEHAVIVANNDIVEPGDIFSEINSTINTFSSYKDAKEIFEREYIEHILKINKGNITNASKMAKRYRADIYKLIKKHNINLEDYKKDYTVTNAEKIQI; the protein is encoded by the coding sequence ATGGCAAATGAAAAGATATTGGTAATAGATGACGATACAAGCATTTTAGAAGTCTTGGAAATGCGTTTAAAAGCATTGGGCTATTATGTAATAAGCGCCACTGATGGGAATAAGGCGAAGCAAGCTTTATCTTCGGATAGTATTAATCTTGCCATTGTAGACCTGAGACTATCAGAAGAAAATGGTATAGAACTCATGGAAGAGATTCTGGGGCATTATCCAAAACTACCAATTATCATTTTAACGGCACACGGAAGTATCGAAAGCGCCGTTGAGGCAATGAAAAAGGGGGCCTATAGCTATATAGCCAAACCTTTTAAAAATGAAGACATAGCCATTCAGATTAAGAATGCGCTTGAAAAACAACGGCTTACACAGGAAATAGAGTACCTCAGAAATCAGCTGGATGAACGAAACAGTTTAAATAATATTATCGGAAATAATAAAAAGATGTTGGAAATCCTTGAACTGGTTTCCAGGGTCGCAAAAACTGATTGCACCGTTGCTATTTACGGAGAAAGTGGCACTGGCAAGGAATTGATTGCCAGAGCAATTCACCAGAATAGCAATCGTTCTAAAGAGCCATTTATTGCGACAAACTGCGGCGCTATACCGGAAGGACTATTGGAAAACGAACTTTTCGGGCATATACGAGGCGCTTACACGGATGCCCACGAATCAAAAGAAGGTCTTTTTACGCAAGCAAACAAAGGCACAATATTTCTTGACGAGATCAGCAGCACTTCAATGTCATTTCAAATTAAACTTTTAAGGGTATTGCAGGAAAGAGAAATCAAACCAGTCGGAAGCTCTAAAAATATCAAAATCGACATCCGGGTCATTGTTGCCGCAAATGTTAATTTGCAGGAAGAGGTAAACAAGGGAACCTTTCGTGAAGATTTATTTTATAGAATCCATGTTATGCCTATTCATCTTCCCCCTTTAAGGCAAAGGAAAGATGATATTCCCTTATTGGCTACATATTTTATGGCAGAATTTTGCAAGGCGTTAAAGAAAGATACCCTTGAATTTTCACCTCTTACCATGCAAAGAATGTTACACTATGATTGGCCAGGCAATATTCGTGAATTAAGAAACAAAATTGAGCATGCGGTTATCGTGGCGAACAATGATATTGTTGAACCTGGGGATATATTTTCTGAAATAAACAGCACAATAAATACTTTCAGTTCTTACAAAGATGCTAAAGAAATATTTGAAAGAGAATATATAGAGCATATTTTAAAGATAAATAAGGGTAATATCACAAATGCTTCGAAAATGGCAAAGCGTTACAGGGCGGACATCTATAAGTTGATAAAAAAACATAATATTAATTTAGAAGATTACAAGAAGGATTATACTGTAACAAACGCAGAGAAGATCCAGATTTAA
- a CDS encoding bacteriohemerythrin, with translation MPIMEWKDEFSVNVAEFDSHHKQLVVMINELHDAMTGGKGKQVLGEILQKLVNYCAFHFKAEEQLFQKHDYPDYKEHKGKHDNMANKVLALQKDFQAGKAAITLEVSNFLRDWLNKHILQTDKKYCEFFNSVCVR, from the coding sequence ATGCCAATAATGGAATGGAAGGATGAATTTAGTGTAAATGTAGCAGAATTTGATAGTCACCATAAACAGCTCGTAGTGATGATCAATGAATTACATGACGCTATGACAGGAGGAAAAGGTAAACAGGTGCTAGGGGAAATACTGCAAAAGTTGGTGAACTATTGCGCGTTTCATTTTAAAGCGGAAGAGCAGTTGTTTCAGAAGCACGATTATCCGGATTACAAAGAACATAAGGGTAAACACGATAATATGGCAAACAAGGTCTTGGCGTTACAGAAAGATTTTCAGGCAGGAAAAGCAGCTATCACTCTTGAGGTTTCTAATTTTTTAAGGGACTGGTTAAACAAACATATATTACAAACGGATAAAAAATATTGTGAATTTTTCAACAGTGTGTGTGTAAGGTAA
- a CDS encoding cation diffusion facilitator family transporter, translating to MKQTRIEGEMKLELNRKIASLLIKDFDNTDNKHVRIRYGLVAGWIGIYATLMLFVVKMVLGLMTGSVSVVANAFHLLSHLANSIILVVSFRLTARPATAKNPFGHGRMEHIAPLIMSIFLFISGIEIGETSFHQLSEPHELHYWPALPWILFFTILIKQWLAGFIRSLGERVHSHAILTNAAHQKIEAVMTITVIGGLVFGHYLHHPEWDGYIGMFVSAWLLYLGYAHGKEAIVPLLGQAPSKDTVEKIRETAKSVEGIQDVHEIIVHDYGSVYLISLHAEILERFGAVEMHEIVERCERKLRKTFGGEAVCHTDPVMEWTPEIQAIEDQFKVILESFPQILSYHDFRVVSASLEKNIIVADIDVKEDVVEDDYTQISNDLNTRVKKDMHDIVYCFFYITPKFAY from the coding sequence ATGAAACAGACGCGAATCGAGGGAGAAATGAAACTTGAATTAAATAGAAAAATAGCAAGCTTGCTTATAAAAGATTTTGATAATACAGATAATAAGCATGTTCGAATCCGTTATGGTCTCGTTGCGGGTTGGATTGGAATCTATGCAACCCTGATGTTATTCGTGGTAAAGATGGTTCTAGGTCTTATGACCGGGTCCGTATCGGTGGTTGCTAATGCCTTTCACCTCCTTTCACATCTGGCAAACTCAATTATCCTTGTGGTAAGTTTCAGGTTGACTGCGCGTCCGGCAACGGCAAAGAATCCCTTTGGTCACGGAAGGATGGAACATATTGCTCCGCTTATTATGTCGATATTCCTGTTTATTTCCGGTATAGAGATAGGTGAAACCTCATTTCACCAGTTGTCGGAACCTCATGAATTGCATTATTGGCCCGCGCTCCCGTGGATTCTTTTCTTCACCATTTTGATAAAACAGTGGCTTGCGGGCTTTATTCGTTCGTTAGGAGAGAGGGTCCATTCTCATGCTATCCTGACAAATGCGGCACACCAGAAGATTGAGGCCGTGATGACAATCACTGTTATAGGGGGCCTGGTTTTTGGTCATTATCTCCATCATCCGGAGTGGGACGGATATATTGGAATGTTCGTGTCCGCTTGGTTGCTTTACCTTGGTTACGCTCATGGAAAGGAGGCTATTGTACCCCTCCTCGGGCAGGCGCCATCAAAAGATACTGTGGAGAAAATTCGTGAAACGGCAAAATCCGTGGAAGGAATACAGGATGTTCATGAGATTATTGTGCATGACTACGGTTCTGTATATTTAATTTCACTGCATGCCGAGATACTTGAAAGATTTGGGGCTGTTGAAATGCATGAAATTGTCGAACGGTGTGAGCGTAAACTGAGAAAAACCTTTGGTGGTGAAGCTGTATGCCATACCGATCCGGTAATGGAATGGACCCCTGAAATCCAAGCGATAGAAGACCAATTTAAGGTAATTCTGGAATCATTTCCACAGATATTGAGCTATCATGACTTTCGTGTTGTATCTGCTTCTCTGGAAAAAAATATTATTGTTGCCGATATTGATGTAAAAGAAGATGTGGTTGAGGATGACTATACTCAGATTTCAAATGATTTAAATACGCGGGTTAAGAAAGATATGCACGACATAGTATATTGTTTTTTTTATATAACACCGAAATTCGCTTACTGA
- a CDS encoding pyridoxal phosphate-dependent aminotransferase encodes MKYDFDRVISRKNTDCIKWDGAKILFGDEDIIPMWVADMDIPIAKPVSDAIRNRTEHEIYGYPVHSPVSVIEAVRNRMKDKYGWEIKPEWIVFTPGIVPALYAAVKAYTVPGDDVILQSPVYYPFSNAIRDNGCQIAGNQLTLADGRYEIDFDDLRSKFSLKTGRPPLPSRVRLMLLCNPHNPVGRVWTREELARMGEIVVGNGAVIVSDEVHSEILFNEVKHIPFAMLSEKFEQFSVTCVSPSKTFNLAGLGASAIIIPDGKLRARFHEAKRGIMPAINIFGLVAMEAAFRYGDEWLEQFIEYLHGNLEFLLEYFDNYIPKIKVIKPEGTYLVWLDCRELGMDPKKLKIFMTKKAKVGLDEGGLFGPGGEGFKRMNIACPRGMLGEALERIRHAVMSL; translated from the coding sequence ATGAAGTATGATTTTGATCGTGTGATTTCAAGGAAAAATACGGATTGTATAAAGTGGGATGGGGCGAAAATTCTCTTTGGTGACGAGGATATTATCCCCATGTGGGTCGCGGATATGGATATTCCCATAGCTAAGCCTGTTTCTGATGCCATCAGGAATAGAACTGAACATGAGATATATGGATATCCAGTGCATTCTCCTGTTTCAGTAATAGAAGCAGTTAGAAATAGGATGAAGGACAAGTACGGATGGGAAATCAAACCTGAATGGATCGTTTTTACCCCGGGAATTGTGCCGGCGCTTTATGCTGCTGTTAAGGCTTATACGGTTCCCGGCGATGATGTTATTCTTCAGTCCCCTGTGTATTATCCGTTTTCGAATGCTATCAGGGATAACGGGTGTCAGATTGCAGGTAACCAATTGACGCTCGCAGACGGGCGATATGAAATCGATTTTGATGATCTCAGGTCTAAATTTAGTTTGAAAACAGGAAGGCCGCCATTACCTTCCCGTGTACGGTTAATGTTGCTGTGCAATCCACATAACCCTGTAGGGAGGGTCTGGACTCGTGAAGAATTAGCAAGAATGGGAGAAATTGTTGTTGGTAATGGAGCTGTGATAGTCTCAGATGAAGTTCACAGTGAGATCCTGTTTAACGAGGTGAAACACATACCATTTGCCATGCTGTCAGAAAAATTTGAACAGTTTTCCGTGACATGCGTTTCTCCGAGTAAGACCTTCAACCTTGCAGGACTTGGAGCTTCCGCAATAATTATTCCTGACGGGAAGCTGCGCGCTCGATTTCATGAGGCGAAGAGGGGTATTATGCCTGCGATAAACATTTTCGGATTGGTGGCTATGGAGGCCGCCTTCAGATATGGCGATGAGTGGTTGGAACAATTCATTGAGTACCTGCATGGAAACCTTGAATTCTTACTGGAATATTTTGATAACTACATACCGAAAATAAAGGTAATAAAACCGGAAGGCACATATTTGGTTTGGTTGGACTGCCGGGAACTGGGTATGGACCCGAAAAAACTCAAGATATTTATGACTAAAAAGGCGAAAGTAGGTCTTGATGAGGGTGGCCTGTTCGGGCCAGGTGGAGAAGGCTTTAAAAGAATGAATATTGCCTGCCCTCGTGGTATGTTGGGAGAAGCGCTGGAGAGGATACGGCATGCGGTAATGAGTCTCTAG